From Myxococcota bacterium, a single genomic window includes:
- a CDS encoding DUF539 domain-containing protein → MTTILVTALFIGGLMFAMAIGVMVQGKALKGSCGGTGTGCPCTDREKRACGARRQQEAA, encoded by the coding sequence ATGACGACGATCCTGGTCACTGCGCTCTTCATCGGTGGGCTGATGTTCGCCATGGCGATCGGCGTGATGGTGCAGGGGAAGGCGCTCAAGGGCTCCTGCGGCGGAACGGGCACCGGCTGCCCCTGCACCGATCGCGAGAAGCGGGCCTGCGGGGCGCGGCGGCAGCAAGAGGCGGCCTGA
- a CDS encoding FAD:protein FMN transferase, protein MSEPKPLLSGRARWLVPVLLLVLLVVSVHRYQVAVTTLRVELGGEALGTTWSVKLAGELAPERQRSLQAALENALARVDAQMSTWRDDSELSRFNLLGADAPFVFSPEAFAVFAISEEVAVRSGGAFDVTVGPLVDAWGFGARPRRATAPEAEQLASLRRDVGRHWLRLDAVERSVEKRRAGVRVDLSAVAKGYAVDLLAQTVSERGHANFLVEIGGELRGAGERPGGGPWRVAIEEPREEGRQVHRIVALSDAAMATSGDYRNFFTDDAGRRFSHTIDPRTGSPIAHPLASVTVVHPSAAWADAWATALNVLGPEAGYARAESEGLAAYFLVREQDPEPGLGSDPGSADAHPTDGAFEARWTPAFEPLLLPDPRSGDDS, encoded by the coding sequence GTGAGCGAGCCGAAGCCGCTGCTGTCCGGACGGGCGCGCTGGCTCGTGCCTGTCTTGTTGCTGGTGCTGCTGGTCGTGTCGGTGCACCGCTACCAGGTGGCGGTCACGACGCTGCGGGTCGAACTCGGCGGCGAAGCCCTCGGCACCACCTGGAGCGTGAAGCTCGCGGGCGAGCTGGCTCCCGAGCGCCAGCGTTCGCTCCAGGCGGCGCTCGAGAACGCACTGGCGCGCGTGGACGCCCAGATGTCGACGTGGCGCGACGACTCGGAGCTCTCGCGTTTCAACCTCCTCGGCGCGGACGCGCCCTTCGTGTTCTCGCCCGAGGCCTTCGCGGTCTTCGCCATCTCCGAGGAGGTCGCGGTGCGTTCGGGCGGCGCCTTCGACGTCACGGTAGGGCCGCTGGTGGACGCCTGGGGGTTTGGTGCGAGACCGCGCCGGGCCACGGCGCCCGAGGCCGAACAGCTCGCGTCCCTGCGCCGCGACGTGGGACGCCACTGGCTGCGCCTCGACGCCGTCGAGCGCAGCGTCGAGAAGCGCCGCGCGGGCGTGCGGGTCGATCTGTCGGCGGTCGCGAAGGGCTACGCCGTGGATCTCCTGGCCCAGACCGTGTCCGAGCGGGGACACGCCAACTTTCTGGTGGAGATCGGCGGGGAGCTGCGCGGGGCCGGGGAACGTCCCGGGGGCGGCCCCTGGCGGGTGGCGATCGAAGAACCCCGCGAGGAAGGGCGCCAGGTGCACCGGATCGTCGCGTTGTCGGATGCGGCGATGGCCACCTCCGGCGACTACCGCAACTTCTTCACCGACGACGCCGGGCGCCGCTTCTCGCACACGATCGACCCGCGGACCGGATCGCCGATCGCGCACCCGTTGGCGTCGGTCACCGTGGTGCACCCGAGCGCGGCCTGGGCCGATGCCTGGGCCACCGCGCTCAATGTCCTCGGGCCGGAGGCCGGCTATGCTCGCGCCGAGTCCGAGGGGCTGGCGGCGTACTTCCTGGTGCGGGAGCAGGACCCGGAACCCGGGCTCGGGTCCGACCCCGGGAGTGCCGATGCGCATCCCACGGACGGCGCCTTCGAGGCGCGCTGGACCCCCGCCTTCGAACCGCTCTTGCTCCCCGATCCTCGCTCCGGAGACGACTCATGA
- a CDS encoding HEAT repeat domain-containing protein, protein MTENDPQIHYRALVARLAHDAEREAAFDALNAAGPAARDAVRAGLRHGHWQVRRWCAIWFDHHADPDSLPALIPLLRDPKSAVRLFAVHSISCDRCKEGEPTLDVVPLLIERVQQDESIRVRRMAVCMLAHQHAHPDLEGFFQQLLDTETDAKLHKHAGFGLLFCRQQREAAAAGG, encoded by the coding sequence ATGACCGAGAACGACCCGCAGATCCACTACCGCGCCCTGGTCGCCCGACTCGCCCACGACGCCGAGCGCGAAGCCGCCTTCGACGCCTTGAACGCGGCCGGCCCCGCCGCCCGCGACGCGGTTCGGGCGGGCCTCCGCCACGGGCATTGGCAGGTGCGGCGCTGGTGCGCGATCTGGTTCGACCACCACGCCGATCCCGACTCGCTGCCCGCCCTGATCCCGCTGCTGCGCGACCCGAAGAGCGCGGTGCGTCTCTTCGCGGTGCATTCGATCAGCTGCGATCGCTGCAAGGAGGGCGAGCCCACGCTCGACGTCGTGCCGCTCCTGATCGAGCGGGTGCAGCAGGACGAGAGCATCCGCGTGCGACGGATGGCGGTCTGCATGCTCGCCCACCAGCACGCCCACCCCGATCTCGAGGGCTTCTTCCAGCAGCTCCTCGACACCGAGACCGACGCGAAGCTCCACAAGCACGCCGGCTTCGGTCTGCTCTTCTG